A genomic stretch from Schistosoma haematobium chromosome 4, whole genome shotgun sequence includes:
- the GAD2_3 gene encoding Glutamate decarboxylase 2 (EggNog:ENOG4112P8B~COG:E~CAZy:GT7) yields the protein MPFNGEFNEEVNPINDTFYSHDLGGGWMFKEETTNCNNVPQSGVAIIIVCRDRWKQLNNTLSALIPVLQRQHLCYQIFVIEQQGTGILNKAQLMNIGFIEARKRFDFDCVIFHDADLIPLDDRIPHGCDEEMMESVVHLSVGVSTWNYVLYYQSLIGGVSKIRVVDQNTSEVRICCLMD from the coding sequence ATGCCATTCAATGGTGAATTCAATGAAGAGGTGAACCCAATCAACGACACATTTTATTCACATGATCTTGGTGGCGGTTGGATGTTTAAGGAGGAGACGACGAATTGCAACAATGTTCCACAATCCGGTGTAGCAATCATCATTGTTTGTAGAGATAGATGGAAACAACTGAATAATACATTGTCCGCTCTGATTCCAGTTCTCCAGAGACAACATTTGTGTTATCAAATATTTGTTATTGAACAACAGGGTACTGGTATTTTGAACAAAGCTCAGTTGATGAACATTGGTTTTATTGAAGCACGTAAACGTTTCGATTTCGACTGTGTTATATTTCATGACGCCGACTTAATACCATTGGATGATAGAATACCACATGGTTGTGATGAAGAGATGATGGAGAGTGTGGTTCATTTGAGTGTTGGAGTGAGTACATGGAATTATGTTTTATATTACCAATCATTGATCGGTGGTGTTTCGAAAATAAGAGTTGTAGACCAGAACACATCTGAAGTGAGAATATGTTGTCTAATGGATTAG
- the GAD2_1 gene encoding Glutamate decarboxylase 2 (EggNog:ENOG4112P8B~COG:E~CAZy:GT7): protein MFIKKKSSFRIYYAILKAIGLTLCIIFILHQYFMRTTVKYVTLRNHTEEAIIVRNMAHINCKRTCRTICKNIDSIPSSKVSALKPIGKMPFNGEFNEEVNPINDTFYSHDLGGGWMFKEETTNCNNVPQSGVAIIIVCRDRWKQLNNTLSALIPVLQRQHLCYQIFVIEQQGTGILNKAQLMNIGFIEARKRFDFDCVIFHDADLIPLDDRIPHGCDEEMMESVVHLSVGVSTWNYVLYYQSLIGGVLKISTSHFIQVNGYSNSYWGWGGEDDDLERRLKASKIMYKHIEKSIGRYLAQPHTKQVRGNRSLVLDSLKKLPVVCSLMD, encoded by the coding sequence ATGTTTATCAAGAAGAAATCATCGTTCAGAATCTACTATGCAATTCTGAAAGCAATCGGATTAACACTttgtataattttcatattacaTCAATATTTCATGCGTACAACTGTCAAATATGTTACCCTACGAAATCACACTGAAGAAGCAATTATTGTACGCAATATGGCACATATTAACTGTAAACGCACATGTCGTACTATTTGTAAGAATATTGACAGTATTCCATCGAGTAAGGTGAGTGCATTGAAACCAATTGGGAAAATGCCATTCAATGGTGAATTCAATGAAGAGGTGAACCCAATCAACGACACATTTTATTCACATGATCTTGGTGGCGGTTGGATGTTTAAGGAGGAGACGACGAATTGCAACAATGTTCCACAATCCGGTGTAGCAATCATCATTGTTTGTAGAGATAGATGGAAACAACTGAATAATACATTGTCCGCTCTGATTCCAGTTCTCCAGAGACAACATTTGTGTTATCAAATATTTGTTATTGAACAACAGGGTACTGGTATTTTGAACAAAGCTCAGTTGATGAACATTGGTTTTATTGAAGCACGTAAACGTTTCGATTTCGACTGTGTTATATTTCATGACGCCGACTTAATACCATTGGATGATAGAATACCACATGGTTGTGATGAAGAGATGATGGAGAGTGTGGTTCATTTGAGTGTTGGAGTGAGTACATGGAATTATGTTTTATATTACCAATCATTGATCGGTGGTGTTTTGAAAATATCGACTTCACACTTTATACAGGTTAATGGTTATTCGAATAGTTATTGGGGTTGGGGTGGAGAGGACGATGATTTGGAGAGGCGACTGAAAGCATCAAAAATTATGTATAAACACATTGAAAAGTCAATAGGCAGATATCTGGCTCAACCTCACACTAAACAGGTTCGAGGGAATAGAAGTTTAGTACTTGATTCATTAAAAAAGCTGCCAGTCGTATGTTCACTGATGGATTGA
- the MALSU1_1 gene encoding Mitochondrial assembly of ribosomal large subunit protein 1 (EggNog:ENOG410V7MC~COG:E,O) yields the protein MLLLQKIRANLLTATPKILSRFNNHSSGHYCTESKSPIEQESINNNVEEDTVFEVYDEHWEVNPVVEQLHISPKMRPEENLSFIRMENLFDIPELVEALKRENIRDIVCLNVDRNFLAPYMVIGNGVSKRHIQNTVVHIHKLKRDFHPKVAQYNHQIL from the exons ATGCTTTTGTTGCAAAAAATACGTGCTAACTTGTTAACTGCAACCCCCAAAATACTTTCCAGATTTAATAATCACTCCTCTGGCCATTACTGTACTGAATCAAAGTCACCAATCGAACAAGaatctattaataataatgtggaAGAAGATACAGTTTTCGAAGTCTATGATGAACATTGGGAGGTAAACCCAGTTGTTGAGCAGCTTCATATATCTCCTAAAATGAGGCCCGAAGAAAATCTGTCTTTTATACGCATGGAAA ATCTTTTTGATATACCAGAATTAGTGGAAGCATTAAAACGTGAAAATATCCGAGATATTGTTTGCCTAAATGTGGATCGTAACTTTCTGGCTCCTTATATGGTTATTGGAAACGGTGTATCTAAAAGACACATTCAAAACACTGTTGTCCATATACACAAACTG AAAAGGGACTTTCATCCCAAGGTAGCTCAATATAATCACCAAATACTTTAA
- the MALSU1_1 gene encoding Mitochondrial assembly of ribosomal large subunit protein 1, variant 2 (EggNog:ENOG410V7MC~COG:E,O), with protein sequence MLLLQKIRANLLTATPKILSRFNNHSSGHYCTESKSPIEQESINNNVEEDTVFEVYDEHWEVNPVVEQLHISPKMRPEENLSFIRMENLFDIPELVEALKRENIRDIVCLNVDRNFLAPYMVIGNGVSKRHIQNTVVHIHKLLKYKLRNTSIPIPLFQGIDGSCEWIAVDMSTIFLHLFLPSTRLKYDLESLWCAGPQYDDQLFQKNTAELPNRNFNWEQLLSEIQQAKQC encoded by the exons ATGCTTTTGTTGCAAAAAATACGTGCTAACTTGTTAACTGCAACCCCCAAAATACTTTCCAGATTTAATAATCACTCCTCTGGCCATTACTGTACTGAATCAAAGTCACCAATCGAACAAGaatctattaataataatgtggaAGAAGATACAGTTTTCGAAGTCTATGATGAACATTGGGAGGTAAACCCAGTTGTTGAGCAGCTTCATATATCTCCTAAAATGAGGCCCGAAGAAAATCTGTCTTTTATACGCATGGAAA ATCTTTTTGATATACCAGAATTAGTGGAAGCATTAAAACGTGAAAATATCCGAGATATTGTTTGCCTAAATGTGGATCGTAACTTTCTGGCTCCTTATATGGTTATTGGAAACGGTGTATCTAAAAGACACATTCAAAACACTGTTGTCCATATACACAAACTG TTAAAATACAAATTGAGGAATACAAGTATCCCAATACCATTGTTCCAGGGAATCGATGGATCCTGCGAGTGGATAGCTGTCGATATGA GCACcatttttcttcatttgtttCTACCTTCTACAAGATTAAAGTACGATTTAGAATCACTCTGGTGCGCTGGTCCACAATATGATGACCAACTTTTTCAGAAAAACACAGCAGAATTACCGAATAGAAACTTTAATTGGGAACAATTATTATCGGAAATTCAACAGGCCAAACAATGTTGA